The Candidatus Sulfotelmatobacter sp. DNA segment ATCGGCCGCTTCTATCCGCAGTACGCGCGGACCGAAAGGCTGCCGCGCTTCGCGCTGGTCCTGGGCGGCGCGCTGGCCGAGACCGATACCGCGCCGGTCGTGCGCGCGTTCCTCAGCGGCCTGTTGCAGACGACGACCGACCGGCGGGTCTCGGTCGTGAACGCCGAGGCGATCGCGCAGGAGCTGGGAATCGTCGTCGACGCGCGCGCCGACGCGACCGCGTCGGCCTACGGTGCGTCGCTGCAGCTGCAGGCCGAGGGGACCTCGATCACCGGCACGTCGATCGGCGGCGCGCCGCGCATCGTCGAGCTGGACGGTTACGAGATCGACGCCACGCCGGTCGGCGGGATGCTGATCACGCAACACGCCGACGTGCCCGGGATGATCGGGCGGGTCGGAACGATCTTGGGCAACGCGCAGGTCAACATCTCGACGATGCAGGTCTCGCGCAACACCGTCGGCGGCGACGCGATCATGGTGCTCTCGATCGACCGTCCGGCCGACGAGGCGACGCTGGCCGCGCTGCGCGCCGTCAACGGCGTCGGTTCGGTTCGCAGCCTGGACCTGTGATGGTCGGCGTGCGCCGCTGGCGGACGTTCGCGTTCGCGCTCGTGCTCCTGACGCCGCTCGCGGCGTTCGCCCAACCCGCGCCCGACCAGCCGCGTCCGGAATATGCGTTCGATCCGCCCGAGGGCTGGGCCGTCTCCTCGCGCGACGCACACGCGACGGTGTACCGCATCGGCGGCGGCGAGCAGCGCCACGTCATCGTGATCGCGACGGCGGCGTCGAGCGACGAGGCGGCCGTCGCCGAGGCGATGATGCAAACGCTTCATGCCGACACGAAGGACGTCGTCGACGAAGGCGCGGCGACGGTCTGCGGCGGCCAAGCCGCGCACCGCTGGTCGGCGATCGGACGGATCGAGGACCGTCCCGTGCGAGTCCATCTCGTCCTGGCACCCGTCACCGGCGGCCTCGCCGGCGTCGAGTACCTGCACGCGCCCGGCGTCGCCGACCGGGCGGACGCGATGGCGGCACTCGACACGATCTGCCCGGCGCCGTTCGCATTCCCGGCCATCGCGGGATGGGCGGCGTCGACGAGCAGCCCGGCGGGGATCTTCGTGCTGCGCGCGCCCGACGGGGCCTCGTCGCTCTACGGCAGCTATCGCCGCCTGCGGGCCGACCGTTTCCCGTCCGTGTTTCACACCGACCCGCGGGCCGTCGTCGTGCGCAGTTGGTCCGAACCGTGCGGCGTCGGTCAGTTGCTGCGTTTCTCGCTGCGCCGCGACTCCACCTTACTCGAGGTCGCGCAAGGCTACGAGCGCGGCTACGCCTACGCGTTCACCTACGAGCGAACGGCACCGGCGGCCGATCCGGCGGCGATGGCCGTCTTGACGTCGATTTGCCAACCCACCACGGTACACGACTGACTCAATCGTTCGCGAACTCGACGGTGAACAAGGAATCGGCGGCGACGGGCTTGCAGTCGGCGCGCGGCAAAGGTTCGCGCACGGCGGCCCGAAGGAGAAGCGCATGCGCGTGTACGTCGCACGGCACGGCGAGACGACGTGGAATCTCGCCGGCCGCTATCAGGGACGCCGCGAGTCGGCGCTGACGGCGCTCGGGATGCGGCAGGCGTTCGCGCTGGCCGGCGCGATGGACGCGCTCGCGATCGGCCGCGTCGTCGCCTCCCCGCTGCTGCGCTGCACCGCGACGGCGAAGCCGACGGCGGAGCGGCTCAACCTGCGCGTCGAGACCGACGACCGGCTGTTGGAGATCGCGCACGGCACCTGGGAAGGCCGCATGCGTGACGAGATCGCTGCCAACGACGGTGCGCGCTACCGCGCCTGGCGCGAAAATCCCGATCAGGTCGCGTTCGACGGCGGCGAGACGCCGCACGCCGTGCTCGCGCGCTGGCGCGACTTCGCCGGTACGCTGCGGCCGGCGATGCCGACGCTGGTGGTGACGCACGACGCCGTCGTGCGCGTCGCGCTACTGGACGGCTTGGGCGCGGACGTGCCCGCCTTCTGGCGCACCCGCGTCGAGAACGGCGCCTACGCGGTCTTCGAGGTCGAGGCCGAACGGTGGACGCTGCTCGAGGAACGGGTCGACGCGCACCTGACCGGGCTGCGCGCCGACACCGGCACCCAGGCGCTTTAAGCGGCCGCGATCGCGGGCGCCCGCGCGCCCCCTTCGCCACGCACCCGCTGCAGCAGCGCTTCGAGCTCGGCGCGCTGCACGCGGTGCGCCTCGGCGGCCGCGGTCAAGCCGCGCACGGACTCGATGTAGCTCGCGACCAGTGCCTGCTGGGCCGTGTTGTGCGCAAGGATCGCAGTGCCTTCGGCGCGGATCTGCGCGATCACCGTGAGCAGCCGGTCGTTCGACGCGGTCTGCTCGTGGAGCGACCGCGAGCCGTCGCGCATGACCGCGGTCATCTGGCCGAGCGAGCCGCTGATGGCGCCGATCGCCGTCGCTTGTTCGCCGGTGGCCCGGGCGATGTGCGCGATCTCGCGGTTGACGCCGCCGACGGCGGCCGACACCTCACCGATCGACGCCGCCGCGACGTCCGCGAGCGCCAGCGCGCTGGTCGCGCTCGCTCCCGATGCCGACGCCGCCGCCACCACGCCGGCGATGTCCTCGCGAATCGCCGCCACCAGCTCGCGAATCTGCCGCGTCGCGGCGGCCGATCGTTCGGCGAGATTGCGCACCTCGGCCGCGACGACGGCGAACGCGCGGCCGTCGGCACCGGCACGCGCCGCTTCGATCGCGGCGTTGAGTGCCAGCAAGTTCGTCTGCTCCGCGATCCGCTCGATCGCTTCGATGATGGTGCCGATCTCGGTCGAGGTCACTTCCAGCTCGCGCATCCGATCGCTGACGGTCGCGACGTCGCCGACGATCTCGCGCGTCGCGCGAATCAGCTCGTCGACGGCGGCCGCACCCTCGCGCGTCTTCTCGTCGGCCGATCGCGCACGCTCGGCGGCGTCGCCGGCGCCCTGAGCGACGGTGCGAATCGAGCCGCCGAAGGTCGTCACCGCGTCGCTGACGACGGTGACGTTTTGCGCCAGCGCGACGCTATTGGCCGACACGCTGGCCACGGACGCCACCATTTCCTCGACGCCCGCGCTCGCGACCGCGGCGTCGTTGGCCAGCTTCGTGCTCGACTCGTTGACGGCAGCCAACTGCTCGACGACCACGCGAAACGGTTTGCGCGCTTCGGCGCCGGCCGCGTCGCGCCGGCGCTGCAGGCCTTCGATGACGGCGTATTGCTGGTCGAACGCGCCGAGCGCGCCCTGCAGCGCGGGCGTCGATCGCGCGTCGGCCAGCGCATCGACGGCCTGGTCGGCGCGATTGGTCGTGCCGTCGAGCTCTTCACGAACGCGGATCATGACCGCGGAGGTGCCGAGCCAGATCTCTTCGGCATTCCGCTCGGCCGCGATCGCCTCGTGCAGCGCGCGGCCGTACCCTTCGATCGCGTGCACGACCTGCGAGAGGTGTTCGCCGGTGCGCGCCTGCTCCTCGAGCGCCGCGGCGGCTTGCCCGAGCAGCTGCGCCATCGAGTCGACCGACGCCAGTACCGCCGGCGCGGCTCGGACGTGCTCGGCCGCCGCTGCCGCGATGCCGTCGATCGCCACCGTGGCCTCGCCGACGGCGGCGGTGATCGCGGCAACGATCTCGGCCGACACGTCGGCGGCGTGCAGGCCGTGCTCGGCGCGTTCGATCGACGAACGGGTCGAGGTGGCGACGCTGCGCGTCTTGGCGCGTACTTCCTCGACCCGCGCGCCGATGTCGCGCGCAGACACGGCCGAGTACTCGGCCAGCGCGCGCACCTGCTCGGCGACGATGCTGAAGCCGCGGCCCGTCTCGCCCGAGCGTGCCGCCTCGATCGCGGCGTTGAGCGCCAGCAGGTTGGTCTGATAGGACAGGCTCGCGATCGTCGCCACGATCTCGGCTACCCGCTCCGAACCGGCGTCGAGCGCGCGCATCTTCTCGTCGACCAGCGCGACTTCGCCGGCGATGGCGCGGGTCGCACCGATCAGCTGCGCGACGGCCTGCGCGCTCTCGCGTGCTTTGCGTTCACCCTCGCGCGCGCGTTCGAGACCCTCGCGACTGCGTTCCGCCGCGTGTCCGAGCGAGACTTCCATCTCGCTGACGGCCGAGTTGACGTCGGAGACGCCGCCGGCGAGCGAGGATACCGCGGCGTTCAGCTCGCTCAGCGTCGCGATCGCCACCTCGACTGCGTCGCCGGCCGCGCCGATGCTCGAGGCGAGCGAAGCGGCCGCGGTGACCCCGGTGCTGGCCGAGTCGCGGAAGCCGCGCTGCAAGCGGATCCCCTCGGAGCCCGCCTCGTCGCGCACGACCGACGCTGCGCGGACGCGAGCATAGACGTCCGCGATCTCGCCGGCCAACGCGACGAGTGCGGGCTCGGCGGCCGGCGCGACGACCAGCGCCGGCGCATCTGCGCCGGCCGTCTCGGGACGCGAGCGCCGCCTGCGCCGCCGCGCGACCGCGACGAGACCGAGCAAGCCTAGCAGCACGGCCGACGCCGCGACGATCACCGGCGCGACGGTCGCTATCACATTGGCTAGATCGGCGGCCCTGCGGCGCGCTTTATGGCCACGTGACGCGCTTCACCGAAGCATTACCGACGCACGCGGTCAGTATCCCGGTATGCCGCTGGCCTCGACGGTCGTGCCGGCGACGATGGCGAACTCGGAGACCCGGCCGGGACGGCGGACGAACAGCGTCGCCGGCCGCGTCCCCGCGAGCGCGCCGAGGTCGCGTCGCGCGCCGTGCTGCGTGACGACGACGTGCGCGCCGGCCGGAACGCCGTCGGCGACGACGTAGCACCAGGCGCCGTCGCGCGCATAGATGGCCTTGGCGATCACGCCCGGCCGACCGGCCAGCGTCGTGTGCATGAAGTGCGCCGACGCCATCGCCAACAGCGCGGTGTCGGTCTGCGCGACGTGCGTGCCTAGCGCGCGCTCGTGGACGACGTCGACGCCGCCGACGACCAGCACGAAGGCCGCGGCGAGGGCGAGCGGCCACCACGCGCGCCCGCCGCGCGGGCGCAGCCGAACGACGTTCGACCCGGGAACCGGGGGCAGCGTCGCCGCCAGCAGCGCGCCGACTTCTTCGGCGGCCCGCACGCGATCGGTGCAAGTCGCGCACATGCGCAGGTGCGCTTCGATCTCCTCGCGGCGATCGGAGAGCATGCCCAGCGCGTAGAGTTCGGCGTCCTCGCCGAGGTGGTCGGTCATGGATTCCTTCATCGAACGAGCTCCGCGGCGAGGCGGCGCAGTCCCAGCGAGACGCGTCCTTTCACCGTTCCCAGCGGCAGGTCGCACGCCCGCGCGATCTCGCTTTGTGTTTGGTTGCCGTAGTACGCGCGCACGAGCGCGTCGCGCTGCTCGGGCGGAAGCCGCTGCAGCGCG contains these protein-coding regions:
- a CDS encoding methyl-accepting chemotaxis protein, whose translation is MIATVAPVIVAASAVLLGLLGLVAVARRRRRRSRPETAGADAPALVVAPAAEPALVALAGEIADVYARVRAASVVRDEAGSEGIRLQRGFRDSASTGVTAAASLASSIGAAGDAVEVAIATLSELNAAVSSLAGGVSDVNSAVSEMEVSLGHAAERSREGLERAREGERKARESAQAVAQLIGATRAIAGEVALVDEKMRALDAGSERVAEIVATIASLSYQTNLLALNAAIEAARSGETGRGFSIVAEQVRALAEYSAVSARDIGARVEEVRAKTRSVATSTRSSIERAEHGLHAADVSAEIVAAITAAVGEATVAIDGIAAAAAEHVRAAPAVLASVDSMAQLLGQAAAALEEQARTGEHLSQVVHAIEGYGRALHEAIAAERNAEEIWLGTSAVMIRVREELDGTTNRADQAVDALADARSTPALQGALGAFDQQYAVIEGLQRRRDAAGAEARKPFRVVVEQLAAVNESSTKLANDAAVASAGVEEMVASVASVSANSVALAQNVTVVSDAVTTFGGSIRTVAQGAGDAAERARSADEKTREGAAAVDELIRATREIVGDVATVSDRMRELEVTSTEIGTIIEAIERIAEQTNLLALNAAIEAARAGADGRAFAVVAAEVRNLAERSAAATRQIRELVAAIREDIAGVVAAASASGASATSALALADVAAASIGEVSAAVGGVNREIAHIARATGEQATAIGAISGSLGQMTAVMRDGSRSLHEQTASNDRLLTVIAQIRAEGTAILAHNTAQQALVASYIESVRGLTAAAEAHRVQRAELEALLQRVRGEGGARAPAIAAA
- a CDS encoding histidine phosphatase family protein, coding for MRVYVARHGETTWNLAGRYQGRRESALTALGMRQAFALAGAMDALAIGRVVASPLLRCTATAKPTAERLNLRVETDDRLLEIAHGTWEGRMRDEIAANDGARYRAWRENPDQVAFDGGETPHAVLARWRDFAGTLRPAMPTLVVTHDAVVRVALLDGLGADVPAFWRTRVENGAYAVFEVEAERWTLLEERVDAHLTGLRADTGTQAL